The following DNA comes from Nitrogeniibacter aestuarii.
GGCGAGCGCGCGCCGGGGCCGGGCGAGGAGGGCTTTGAACTTCCCGGCAGCACTCAGGAGAAGCGTTGATCATGAAGCGGTTTGGATGGTTGAGTGCGATCACACTGATCGCCGTCACTTCGATTAGCGGCTGCGGTTCGCTCGGCAGGCCTGAATCACCCCCGACGATATACGACATTGCGCCGCAGACGAATGCGATCAAACGGATCGAGGTGCCCATCACCGACGTGGATGTCGTTGCGCCTTCGTGGTTGTCCTCCTCGGCGATCCAGTACCGGCTCGATCCGGTCAGCACGCTTGAGCGACGTTTCTACGGCACGAGTCGCTGGGCCGGCATGCCGGCAGAAATGCTCGATGTGGTCTTCGGGCGCATCTTGCAGACACAACCGGCTGAAAACGGTTCGGGGTGTCGCCTTCGGGTCGATCTGGACGAATTCATTCAGCGTTTCGAGACGGTGAGTGACAGTGTCGGCCTCATCGAGATGCGAGCCAGCCTGCTGGCGCCGCGTACGGATGTGATCCTGGCGTTCGAGTCTTTCTACGCGAAGCGTCCTGCACCGTCCGCAGACGCGGCCGGGGGGGTGATTGCCCTGCGGGAAGGTGCGACGGCGCTGAGTCTCCAGTTGGCCGACTGGCTGGCGCATCTCGAAACCACGCCGGGTTCGCAAGCGAATATCATGGAGCGATGCGCGCGGTGACGCGCACGCCATCACTGAGGGAGAGAAGACATGACACGAAGTGACAGTCCTTACGCGAGTGGCCTGGCGCAGTGCGCAGCCAATTATGTGGCCTTGACGCCCTTGAGCTTTCTCGAACGCAGTGCCTATGTGTATCCGGACCGGCTTGCCGTTGTTCACGGTAAGCGTCGCTACACGTGGCGCGAGGTCGAGACGCGCGCGCGCAGACTGGCCGGGGCGCTCAAGGCACACGGGGTCGGTGCGGGCGACACCGTGGCTGTCGTGCTGAACAACACGCCCGAAATGTATGAAGCGCATTTCGGCGTGCCGGGCACGGGGGCTGTGCTCAACACCATCAACACACGACTGGACGCCGAGGCGATCGCCTTCATCCTCAATCATGGCGAAGCCAGGGTGCTGCTCACCGACCGTGAGTATTCGCGCACCATGGTCAAGGCCATCGAGATGGCCGGGCGCACCGACATGCTGGTGATCGATATCGACGATCCGGAATATACCGGGCCGGGTGATCGCGTTGGCAGTCTCGAGTACGAGGCCTTCATCGCGGAAGGCAATCCGGAAACGCCATTCGACATGCCCAAGGACGAGTGGGACCCGATCTCGCTCAATTACACCTCGGGCACCACCGGCAACCCGAAAGGCGTGGTCTATCACCACCGCGGCGCTTACCTCAACGCGATGTCCAACATCATCTCCTGGGGTATGCCGCCGCATTCCGTGTATCTGTGGACCTTGCCGATGTTCCATTGCAACGGCTGGTGTTTCCCGTGGACCATGGCGGCCAACGCGGGCATCAATGTGTGCCTGCGACGGGTCGACCCACGTCTCATCTTCGATGCGATCCGGACGGAAAAGGTCACCCATTATTGCGGCGCGCCCATCGTCCACTCCATGCTCGCCAATGCACCGGCCGAATGGCGTGAGGGCATCGATCACAAGGTCTCCGGCCTGGTTGCCGCCGCGCCGCCCCCGGCTGCCGTGATCGAAGGCATGGCCAGGATCGGTTTCGACATCACCCATGTCTATGGCCTGACTGAAACCTATGGCCCGGCGTCCGTGTGCGCCAAGCATGACCATTGGGCCGACCTGCCGGTGGCCGAGCAGGTGGCACTCAACGGTCGCCAGGGCGTGCGCTATCACGCCCAGGAGGGCATCACGGTGATGGATCCTCAGACCATGGAAGAAGTGCCGCGGGACGGCGAGACCATGGGCGAGATCATGTTCCGCGGCA
Coding sequences within:
- a CDS encoding ABC-type transport auxiliary lipoprotein family protein, which translates into the protein MKRFGWLSAITLIAVTSISGCGSLGRPESPPTIYDIAPQTNAIKRIEVPITDVDVVAPSWLSSSAIQYRLDPVSTLERRFYGTSRWAGMPAEMLDVVFGRILQTQPAENGSGCRLRVDLDEFIQRFETVSDSVGLIEMRASLLAPRTDVILAFESFYAKRPAPSADAAGGVIALREGATALSLQLADWLAHLETTPGSQANIMERCAR
- a CDS encoding acyl-CoA synthetase — its product is MTRSDSPYASGLAQCAANYVALTPLSFLERSAYVYPDRLAVVHGKRRYTWREVETRARRLAGALKAHGVGAGDTVAVVLNNTPEMYEAHFGVPGTGAVLNTINTRLDAEAIAFILNHGEARVLLTDREYSRTMVKAIEMAGRTDMLVIDIDDPEYTGPGDRVGSLEYEAFIAEGNPETPFDMPKDEWDPISLNYTSGTTGNPKGVVYHHRGAYLNAMSNIISWGMPPHSVYLWTLPMFHCNGWCFPWTMAANAGINVCLRRVDPRLIFDAIRTEKVTHYCGAPIVHSMLANAPAEWREGIDHKVSGLVAAAPPPAAVIEGMARIGFDITHVYGLTETYGPASVCAKHDHWADLPVAEQVALNGRQGVRYHAQEGITVMDPQTMEEVPRDGETMGEIMFRGNIVMKGYLKNEKATEEAFRGGWYHTGDLAVMQPDGYVKIKDRSKDVIISGGENISSIEVEDALYKHPAVMAAAVVAAPDPKWGEIPAAFIEVREGASVTEEEIREHCRAHLAGFKQPKIITFCEVPKTSTGKIQKFVLRERMKSTGAIE